A single window of Methylacidimicrobium sp. AP8 DNA harbors:
- the nifE gene encoding nitrogenase iron-molybdenum cofactor biosynthesis protein NifE: MSNLSEKVQAVFQEPGCPKNQAKSEKERKKGCTKQLQPGAAAGGCAFDGAKIALQPITDVVHLVHGPIACEGNSWDNRGSKSSDSHLYRMGFTTDIQEMDVVYGGEKRLFRAIKEAIDRYDPPAVFVYQTCVPALIGDDIDAVCRAARKQFGRPVVPVQSPGFAGSKNLGNKLAGEALLDHVIGTEEPAYTTPYDVNIIGEYNLAGELWQVEPLFEQLGIRILACISGNAKYRQIASCHRAKAAMLVCSKAMINIARKMEERYGIPFFEGSFYGISDTSDALRNLADLLVRRGAPEELLAKTELLIRREEQKAWEELNAYRKRLAGKRVLLITGGVKSWSVVSALQEVGMEIVGTSVKKSTEEDKERIKKLMGDEAHMIEEMTPREMYRMLKEARADIMLSGGRSQFVALKAKMPWLDINQERHHAYAGYEGMVALVREIDRALYNPVWQEVRLPAPWEEG; the protein is encoded by the coding sequence ATGAGCAATCTCTCGGAGAAGGTCCAGGCGGTATTCCAAGAGCCCGGTTGCCCGAAGAACCAGGCGAAATCGGAAAAGGAGCGGAAAAAGGGGTGCACCAAGCAGCTCCAGCCGGGAGCGGCAGCCGGCGGCTGCGCCTTCGACGGGGCGAAAATCGCCCTCCAGCCGATCACCGACGTGGTCCATCTGGTCCACGGGCCGATCGCCTGCGAAGGAAATTCCTGGGACAATCGGGGGTCCAAGTCCTCCGATTCCCATCTCTACCGGATGGGCTTCACGACCGACATCCAGGAAATGGACGTGGTCTACGGGGGGGAGAAGCGCCTTTTCCGGGCTATCAAGGAAGCGATCGACCGCTACGACCCGCCGGCGGTCTTCGTCTACCAGACCTGCGTCCCGGCCCTGATCGGCGACGACATCGACGCCGTCTGCCGGGCGGCCCGGAAACAGTTCGGCCGTCCGGTCGTCCCGGTCCAGTCGCCGGGCTTCGCCGGGAGCAAGAACCTGGGCAACAAGCTCGCCGGCGAGGCGCTGCTCGATCATGTGATCGGCACCGAGGAGCCGGCCTACACGACTCCGTACGACGTCAACATCATCGGGGAGTACAACCTGGCGGGCGAGCTCTGGCAGGTAGAACCGCTTTTCGAGCAGCTCGGCATTCGGATCCTGGCCTGCATTTCCGGAAATGCCAAGTATCGCCAGATCGCCTCCTGCCACCGGGCGAAGGCGGCGATGCTGGTCTGCTCCAAAGCCATGATCAACATCGCCCGCAAGATGGAGGAGCGCTACGGGATTCCCTTCTTCGAGGGCTCCTTTTACGGGATCTCCGACACGAGCGATGCCCTGCGGAATCTCGCCGATCTGCTCGTGCGGCGGGGCGCCCCCGAGGAGCTGCTGGCAAAGACCGAGCTGCTGATCCGGCGGGAGGAGCAGAAGGCTTGGGAAGAGCTCAACGCCTACCGGAAGCGGCTGGCGGGTAAGCGGGTGCTCTTGATCACGGGCGGGGTCAAGTCCTGGTCGGTGGTCTCCGCCCTCCAAGAGGTCGGCATGGAGATCGTAGGGACCAGTGTGAAGAAATCGACCGAGGAGGACAAGGAGAGGATCAAGAAGCTCATGGGGGATGAGGCCCATATGATCGAGGAGATGACGCCGCGGGAGATGTACCGGATGCTCAAGGAGGCGCGGGCGGACATCATGCTCTCCGGCGGACGCTCTCAGTTCGTCGCCTTGAAGGCGAAGATGCCCTGGCTCGACATCAACCAGGAGCGCCACCATGCCTACGCCGGCTATGAGGGGATGGTTGCGCTGGTCCGCGAGATCGACCGGGCTCTTTACAACCCGGTCTGGCAGGAGGTGCGCCTTCCGGCTCCCTGGGAGGAAGGATAG
- the nifN gene encoding nitrogenase iron-molybdenum cofactor biosynthesis protein NifN: MAEVVTSKKACSVSPLKMSQPIGGALAFLGIQGCLPVLHGSQGCTAFGLVLFVRHFREMIPLQTTAMNEVTTILGGMENIEQALLNIAKRAKPEIVGICSTGLTETKGDDVAGYWKLIRQRRPELADLPVVYVSTPDFQGAFQDGWAKAVARILEELVPPASHRYEDQINLLAGSHLSPGDLEEIRQIVESFGFRPILLPDLSGSLDGHIPEDFTPTTLGGTRLEEIRSMGSSRVTIALGEQMRGAALALEMKCGIPHILVDRLMGLRSVDRFFRLLSELSGRPAAPIYRRQRSQLVDAMLDSHFFLGGVKVAIGAEPDLLQNVGHWLVELGAELKAAVSTTESIVFADLPVARVRIGDLEDLEQEALGCQLLLTHSHGRQMAARLRIPFYRIGLPIFDRLGAAHQVLVGYRGSRNFLFEVANLLIAAREEEEGAHRPRRMPREGIGRECGCQEEIRRTG, encoded by the coding sequence GTGGCTGAGGTCGTAACATCCAAGAAAGCGTGCAGCGTAAGCCCGCTCAAGATGAGCCAGCCGATCGGCGGAGCGCTGGCCTTCCTGGGCATCCAGGGCTGCCTGCCGGTCTTGCACGGCTCCCAGGGTTGCACCGCCTTCGGGCTGGTCCTCTTCGTCCGCCACTTTCGCGAGATGATCCCGCTGCAGACGACGGCGATGAACGAGGTCACGACTATCCTGGGCGGAATGGAGAACATCGAGCAGGCGCTCTTGAACATCGCCAAGCGGGCCAAGCCCGAGATCGTCGGGATCTGCTCCACGGGGTTGACGGAGACCAAGGGGGACGACGTCGCCGGCTATTGGAAGCTCATCCGTCAGCGGAGACCCGAGCTGGCGGACCTGCCGGTCGTCTATGTCTCTACCCCCGACTTCCAGGGAGCGTTCCAGGACGGCTGGGCGAAGGCGGTCGCCCGGATCCTCGAGGAGCTTGTGCCACCCGCGTCGCACCGTTACGAGGACCAGATCAACCTGCTGGCGGGAAGCCATTTGAGCCCGGGGGATCTCGAAGAGATCCGCCAGATTGTCGAGTCCTTCGGCTTTCGGCCGATCCTTCTTCCCGATCTCTCCGGCTCCCTCGACGGGCATATTCCCGAAGATTTCACCCCGACGACCCTGGGCGGCACCCGCCTGGAAGAGATCCGGAGCATGGGCTCTTCGCGAGTGACGATCGCCCTCGGCGAGCAGATGCGCGGGGCGGCGCTGGCTCTCGAAATGAAGTGCGGAATTCCGCACATCCTCGTAGATCGGCTCATGGGGCTCCGGTCGGTCGACCGATTCTTCCGCCTGCTTTCGGAGCTCTCGGGCCGGCCGGCGGCTCCGATCTATCGCCGCCAGCGATCCCAGCTGGTCGACGCGATGCTCGACAGCCACTTTTTCCTGGGCGGGGTGAAGGTGGCGATCGGCGCCGAGCCCGATCTGCTGCAGAATGTGGGGCATTGGCTCGTCGAGCTCGGCGCCGAGCTCAAGGCGGCCGTTTCGACGACCGAGTCGATCGTCTTCGCGGACCTGCCCGTGGCGCGGGTCCGGATCGGCGATCTGGAGGATCTGGAGCAGGAGGCTCTCGGGTGCCAGCTCCTGCTGACCCATTCCCACGGCCGCCAAATGGCCGCTCGGCTCCGGATTCCTTTTTACCGGATCGGTCTCCCCATCTTCGACCGGCTGGGCGCGGCCCACCAAGTGCTGGTGGGCTACCGGGGGAGCCGGAACTTTC
- the nifK gene encoding nitrogenase molybdenum-iron protein subunit beta: METNGETKSQNAEHVLDHFHLFRQPQYLEMFERKKRQFEDPACAEEVERIREWTKTKEYRDKNFAREAITINPAKACQPLGAIFAAVGFEGTLPFVHGSQGCVAYFRSHFSRHFKEPSGCVSSSMTEDAAVFGGLNNMIDGLANSYALYKPKMIAVSTTCMAEVIGDDLNAFIKNAREKGSIPQDFDVPFAHTPSFVGSHITGYDNMMKGILEYFWDGKAKTVAPLERKPNERINLIVGFDGNVVGNIRELRRILDRMGVDYLILSDNSDVWDTPTDGTFRMYDGGTKLSEISEALHSKATISMQSFCTPKTLPYIQSKGQETVAFHYPIGVAATDRFLQEVSRLSGKPIPETLEKERGRLVDAIADSSPHIHGKRFAVYGDPDVALGMAGFLLELGAEPAHILATNGDSEWEAKVRELLSSSPFGAGCQVYPGKDLWHLRSLLFTEPVDFLIGNTYAKYLERDTGTPLIRFGFPIFDRHHHHRFPVWGYQGGLNVLVRILDKIFDEMDRNTNVPAKSDYSYDIIR, translated from the coding sequence ATGGAGACAAACGGAGAGACCAAGAGTCAGAACGCCGAGCACGTTCTCGACCACTTTCATCTCTTTCGGCAGCCGCAGTACCTCGAGATGTTCGAGCGAAAAAAGCGGCAGTTCGAGGACCCGGCCTGCGCCGAGGAGGTCGAGCGGATCCGCGAGTGGACGAAGACCAAGGAGTATCGGGATAAGAACTTCGCCCGCGAGGCGATCACGATCAATCCGGCCAAGGCCTGTCAGCCCCTAGGGGCGATCTTCGCGGCGGTCGGGTTCGAAGGAACGCTCCCCTTCGTCCACGGCTCGCAGGGGTGCGTCGCCTACTTCCGCAGCCACTTCAGCCGGCACTTCAAGGAGCCGAGCGGCTGTGTCTCCTCCTCGATGACCGAGGATGCGGCGGTCTTCGGCGGGCTCAACAACATGATCGACGGGCTGGCCAACAGCTACGCTCTCTACAAGCCCAAGATGATCGCGGTTTCGACGACCTGCATGGCGGAGGTGATCGGCGATGATCTCAACGCGTTCATCAAGAACGCCAGGGAGAAGGGAAGCATTCCCCAGGACTTCGACGTCCCCTTTGCGCATACGCCCTCGTTCGTGGGCAGCCATATCACCGGATATGACAACATGATGAAGGGGATCCTGGAGTACTTCTGGGACGGAAAGGCGAAGACGGTGGCCCCGCTCGAGCGGAAGCCCAACGAAAGGATCAACCTGATCGTCGGCTTTGACGGCAACGTGGTCGGGAACATCCGGGAACTCCGGAGGATTCTCGATCGGATGGGGGTCGACTATCTGATTCTCTCCGACAATAGCGACGTCTGGGATACCCCGACCGACGGGACCTTTCGGATGTACGACGGCGGGACCAAGCTCTCCGAGATCTCCGAGGCCCTCCATTCGAAGGCGACGATCTCGATGCAGAGCTTCTGCACGCCCAAGACGCTGCCCTATATCCAGAGCAAAGGGCAGGAGACCGTCGCGTTTCATTACCCGATCGGGGTCGCGGCGACGGACCGCTTTCTCCAGGAGGTCTCGCGCCTATCGGGCAAGCCGATTCCCGAAACGCTGGAAAAGGAGAGAGGACGGCTTGTGGATGCGATCGCCGACTCGAGCCCCCACATCCACGGCAAGCGCTTCGCGGTCTACGGCGATCCCGATGTCGCGCTCGGAATGGCGGGATTCCTGCTCGAGCTCGGGGCCGAGCCGGCGCATATCCTGGCCACGAACGGCGATTCGGAGTGGGAAGCGAAGGTGCGCGAGCTCTTGAGCAGCTCTCCCTTCGGGGCCGGCTGCCAGGTCTATCCCGGAAAGGATCTCTGGCATCTGCGCTCGCTGCTCTTCACCGAGCCGGTCGACTTCCTGATCGGGAACACCTATGCCAAGTACCTGGAGCGCGACACCGGGACGCCGCTGATCCGGTTCGGTTTTCCGATCTTCGACCGCCACCACCACCACCGGTTTCCGGTCTGGGGCTACCAAGGAGGACTCAACGTGCTCGTGAGGATCCTCGATAAGATCTTCGACGAGATGGATCGGAACACCAACGTTCCTGCGAAGTCGGACTACAGCTACGACATCATTCGCTGA